The following coding sequences lie in one Arachis hypogaea cultivar Tifrunner chromosome 9, arahy.Tifrunner.gnm2.J5K5, whole genome shotgun sequence genomic window:
- the LOC112711886 gene encoding uncharacterized protein gives MASLQILRPTLSQFSLSQSNSPGKSTWNTQYPYFPKRILKLKTFTGSKPSTLNRVCCAAQGSENQNNGEEPPESLFMKELKRRGMTPTSLLEDYKQGNSGVDEEVVVNEQDRGLPRRNVVSTDVERSLENQRERSMALNSEGLEGLVPRAKLLLSLGGTFFLGFGPLILITVAFFSALYLYFGPTFVHDASKMSLSPPQYVDPYALLEDERISQIAPQLK, from the exons ATGGCTTCCTTGCAGATTCTGAGACCCACCCTCTCCCAATTTTCACTTTCTCAATCCAATTCTCCAGGAAAATCCACATGGAACACCCAATACCCTTATTTCCCCAAACGGATCTTAAAGTTGAAAACTTTCACCGGTTCTAAGCCTTCCACCTTGAACAGAGTCTGTTGTGCAGCGCAAGGCAGCGAGAACCAAAACAATG GAGAAGAACCTCCGGAATCGTTGTTTATGAAGGAATTGAAGAGGAGGGGCATGACTCCTACATCATTGCTTGAGGATTACAAGCAGGGCAACTCTGGAGTTGACGAAGAGGTGGTTGTGAATGAACAAGATAGAGGTCTCCCGAGGAGAAATGTTGTCTCAACCGATGTAGAGAGGAGTCTGGAAAATCAGAGGGAGCGATCCATGGCATTGAACAGTGAAGGTCTTGAG GGACTGGTCCCTCGCGCTAAACTTCTGCTGTCACTTGGAGGAACATTTTTCTTGGGATTTGGACCGTTGATCCTCATAACCGTTGCATTTTTTTCAGCTCTTTACTTG TATTTTGGACCAACTTTTGTCCATGATGCAAGCAAGATGTCACTATCACCTCCTCAGTATGTGGATCCTTATGCACTCTTAGAAGATGAAAGGATATCTCAGATAGCACCTCAGCTAAAATAA